One Flavobacterium sp. 90 DNA segment encodes these proteins:
- a CDS encoding serine hydrolase, protein MRRTIMIILLALSCALSFAQKKQDSINIKVFEDLKKSTSEMMLKYNLKGLSVAVFENYKIIWTNQWGIKASDSKEKIDENTAFSTASISKPITAIVCAMLEEKGLINLDDPIENYLERWKLPESTFSKDTKVTWKQLLSHTAGTSQGGFEDYYTGDSIPTIVESLQGKLLPRSKKPIEFLFKPGTNWEYSGGGYVIIQCALEDHFKKPLAQIVKETLLDPLQLQNSTMLQPNEKGFLTNIAKVHNSKGEIIRTGIPITPQVAPSGLWSTPTDLAFIAIEMQKALSGKGNKIISTNVARKVTDIVTMNGPRAWSYGWQRSLGYGNLEWFSHDGSNTGTGGDLLATMTNGNGIAILANGDKPNRLPVMCYMDNEIITKLHWIKPINTSDNKQIPKELKEAIKGYYNEVLYGYNRLGVTKIFEENNHLYLNSPYLKDNFNAEKNEMYYIGNNSFKVENYPNIIRFNLNKDELKGLTISRPNDTSKELVLTLDQIRTPQTQLIEIFSENTFEIAEKKFKQLRLKYPDYNFEESLNNLGYSYFNKKQTDLSLQIFKLNCLEYPKSANAYDSLGEIYEAIGKLELAKQNYQKSLDLNPKNENAAQMISKIDAQQKSK, encoded by the coding sequence ATGAGACGGACAATAATGATTATCCTTCTGGCGCTTTCTTGTGCCCTGTCTTTTGCGCAAAAAAAGCAAGATTCAATTAATATTAAAGTTTTTGAAGACCTTAAAAAAAGTACTTCGGAGATGATGCTAAAATACAACCTTAAAGGTTTAAGTGTTGCTGTATTTGAAAATTACAAAATTATATGGACAAATCAATGGGGAATAAAAGCTTCTGATTCTAAGGAAAAAATCGATGAAAACACAGCATTTTCGACCGCTTCAATTTCAAAACCAATAACGGCTATTGTTTGTGCGATGCTTGAAGAAAAAGGTTTAATAAATCTCGATGATCCAATTGAGAATTATCTTGAAAGATGGAAACTTCCGGAAAGCACTTTTAGTAAAGATACAAAAGTAACCTGGAAACAACTTTTATCTCACACCGCAGGAACAAGTCAAGGCGGTTTTGAGGATTATTATACAGGTGATTCTATACCAACTATTGTAGAAAGTTTGCAAGGAAAATTACTTCCAAGATCAAAAAAGCCAATTGAATTTCTCTTTAAACCGGGAACAAACTGGGAATATAGTGGTGGCGGTTATGTAATTATTCAATGTGCACTTGAAGATCATTTTAAAAAGCCGTTAGCACAAATCGTAAAAGAAACTCTTCTTGATCCTTTGCAATTGCAAAACTCAACAATGTTACAACCCAACGAAAAAGGTTTCTTAACCAATATTGCAAAAGTTCATAATAGCAAAGGCGAAATCATTAGAACCGGAATACCAATAACTCCGCAAGTTGCGCCATCAGGTTTGTGGTCTACTCCTACTGATTTAGCGTTCATTGCAATCGAAATGCAAAAAGCATTATCAGGAAAAGGAAACAAAATAATTTCTACAAATGTCGCTAGAAAAGTAACTGATATTGTGACTATGAATGGTCCTCGTGCTTGGAGTTATGGCTGGCAAAGAAGTTTAGGTTACGGAAATCTGGAGTGGTTCTCGCATGACGGATCAAACACCGGAACCGGAGGCGATTTATTGGCTACAATGACAAATGGCAACGGAATTGCAATTTTAGCAAATGGAGACAAACCAAATCGTTTGCCTGTAATGTGTTATATGGATAATGAAATTATCACTAAACTTCATTGGATTAAACCAATTAATACTAGCGATAATAAACAAATCCCTAAAGAATTAAAAGAAGCGATAAAAGGCTATTATAATGAAGTACTTTATGGTTATAACAGATTAGGCGTTACCAAAATCTTTGAAGAAAACAATCATTTATATCTTAATTCTCCTTATTTAAAAGATAATTTTAATGCCGAGAAAAACGAAATGTATTATATAGGTAATAATTCTTTTAAAGTTGAAAATTATCCCAATATCATTCGGTTTAACCTAAATAAAGACGAACTAAAAGGGTTAACTATTTCCCGACCAAATGATACATCAAAAGAATTAGTACTTACGCTAGATCAAATACGAACGCCACAAACGCAATTGATTGAAATCTTTAGCGAAAATACTTTTGAAATAGCAGAAAAGAAGTTCAAACAATTGAGATTAAAATACCCAGATTACAATTTTGAAGAAAGTCTTAATAATTTAGGGTATAGTTACTTTAATAAAAAACAAACTGATCTTTCACTTCAAATTTTCAAGCTTAATTGTTTAGAATATCCAAAATCAGCTAATGCTTATGATAGTTTGGGTGAAATTTATGAAGCTATTGGAAAGCTGGAACTTGCAAAACAAAACTATCAAAAATCATTAGATTTAAATCCTAAAAATGAAAATGCTGCGCAAATGATTTCAAAAATCGATGCACAGCAAAAATCAAAATAA
- a CDS encoding serine hydrolase domain-containing protein — translation MNRIKLLLLLSFNFTIFSQQKQNNFTEKEAFAAITKTATTLLKDSKAHSVSIAVVKDGKSYIRHFGEINKKKGNKAHNNTLFEIASVTKIFTGTLMANAVLEGKINLNDDIRKYLNEPFSNLEYNGNPIRIKDLLTHRTGILTPFPDTKEIRQKYSPDSFLVHKNRLDKSYTKSDFFNALRKVKVDTLPGTTFKYGALGPELCAHVLENVYKKNFEDQLHQVIFDKLKMNSTKIKLIKNDIVANGYNESELLMTPLSSNLWGASKMLKSTISDLTKFIKFELDQNNKIVLESHQKIASNPDMGYFWEIQTDADGNTVYAKDGGSNGTQNILKIFPESNFGFVIIMNQSDKNSGTYLESAVNNLLNELKQK, via the coding sequence ATGAACAGAATCAAACTGCTTTTATTATTGAGCTTTAATTTTACAATTTTCAGCCAGCAAAAACAAAACAACTTTACAGAAAAAGAAGCTTTTGCAGCAATTACAAAAACAGCTACAACTTTATTAAAGGATTCAAAAGCACATTCGGTTTCAATTGCTGTTGTAAAAGATGGAAAATCTTATATCAGGCATTTTGGCGAAATTAATAAGAAAAAAGGAAACAAGGCCCACAATAACACTTTATTCGAAATTGCATCTGTAACTAAAATTTTTACAGGAACCTTAATGGCGAATGCTGTTCTTGAAGGGAAAATCAATCTGAATGACGATATTAGAAAATATCTAAACGAACCTTTTTCTAATTTAGAATATAACGGAAATCCAATCAGAATTAAAGATTTGCTGACGCATAGAACCGGTATATTAACTCCTTTTCCAGACACCAAAGAAATTCGTCAAAAATATAGCCCTGATAGTTTTTTAGTTCACAAAAACAGGCTTGATAAATCGTACACTAAAAGTGATTTTTTTAATGCTTTGCGAAAAGTAAAAGTTGACACATTGCCAGGAACAACCTTTAAATATGGTGCGCTTGGACCTGAATTATGCGCTCATGTTTTAGAAAATGTTTATAAAAAGAATTTCGAAGATCAATTACATCAAGTGATTTTTGATAAGTTGAAAATGAATTCAACAAAAATTAAGCTTATTAAAAATGATATAGTTGCAAATGGTTACAATGAAAGTGAATTATTGATGACACCTCTTTCAAGCAATCTTTGGGGCGCTTCAAAAATGCTTAAGTCAACTATTAGTGATTTGACAAAATTCATCAAATTTGAATTAGATCAAAATAACAAAATAGTATTAGAATCGCATCAAAAAATTGCATCAAATCCTGATATGGGCTATTTTTGGGAAATTCAAACTGACGCTGACGGTAATACTGTTTATGCAAAAGATGGTGGCTCAAATGGAACACAAAACATCTTGAAAATATTCCCTGAGTCTAATTTTGGTTTTGTAATTATCATGAACCAAAGTGATAAAAATTCAGGAACTTATCTCGAATCTGCAGTAAATAATTTATTGAATGAATTAAAGCAGAAATAA
- a CDS encoding head GIN domain-containing protein, whose protein sequence is MKKVVHLIVFGAFLVGFMANAQSNKINGNGKVVTETRTTAEYDGIKISGFYDVDLVAGKEGKIIIKGEENILAAIVVEVEDNTLKIHNKSNTNLRPSMGKKVQLTIPFDKISELALAGSGDIQTKNPIKNDKFLAKLSGSGNFNLAVDSNSLELNLSGSGNVRLKGTADNFTTKLSGSGDIDAADLKSKNVDVNVSGSGNSRVNCNQSLTARVSGSGDIKYSGNPEKRDVKVSGSGNISKA, encoded by the coding sequence ATGAAAAAAGTAGTACATCTTATAGTTTTTGGAGCATTTTTAGTTGGTTTTATGGCAAATGCGCAATCAAACAAAATAAACGGAAATGGTAAAGTTGTCACCGAAACCAGAACTACAGCTGAATACGATGGTATAAAAATATCAGGCTTTTATGATGTTGATTTAGTGGCAGGAAAAGAAGGTAAAATCATCATCAAAGGAGAAGAGAATATTCTTGCAGCTATTGTTGTTGAAGTTGAAGATAATACGCTTAAAATCCACAATAAAAGCAATACGAACTTACGTCCAAGTATGGGTAAAAAAGTTCAGTTGACAATTCCGTTTGATAAAATTTCAGAATTAGCTTTGGCAGGTTCGGGAGATATTCAGACTAAAAATCCAATTAAAAATGATAAGTTTTTGGCAAAATTATCTGGTTCAGGAAACTTTAATTTAGCTGTAGATTCAAATTCTTTAGAACTTAATTTAAGCGGTTCCGGAAACGTACGCTTAAAAGGAACGGCTGATAATTTTACTACAAAACTTTCGGGATCCGGAGATATCGATGCTGCTGATTTAAAATCTAAAAATGTAGACGTAAATGTTTCGGGATCGGGAAATAGTCGTGTTAACTGCAATCAAAGTTTAACAGCAAGAGTTTCTGGTTCAGGCGATATTAAATACAGTGGAAATCCAGAAAAACGTGACGTAAAAGTATCCGGTTCAGGAAATATTTCAAAAGCATAA
- a CDS encoding anti-sigma factor produces the protein MKKENDNLDQLFNKFENQWDIQEMNSDHQVDFLNKLNKKQSKRKYWFVTAVAASIVLMLGISVFYKNNKPKEFKFASNETKRTDSIFSILIDNELVKLKEKNSPENEQIINDALKQMKVFDADYAKIIKELQKNGENKQIIYAMISNLQTRISFLQTVLKRIEENENLKNTSDEKTL, from the coding sequence ATGAAAAAGGAAAATGACAATTTAGATCAATTATTTAACAAATTTGAAAATCAATGGGATATTCAGGAAATGAATTCTGACCATCAGGTTGATTTCTTAAACAAATTAAATAAAAAGCAATCCAAAAGGAAATATTGGTTTGTAACAGCTGTTGCGGCTTCAATTGTATTGATGTTAGGAATATCTGTTTTTTATAAAAATAACAAACCAAAAGAATTCAAATTTGCGTCTAATGAAACCAAACGAACTGATTCTATTTTCAGCATTTTGATCGATAATGAACTTGTTAAATTAAAAGAGAAAAACTCACCGGAAAATGAGCAAATCATTAATGATGCGCTTAAGCAAATGAAAGTTTTTGATGCCGATTATGCAAAAATCATAAAAGAGCTTCAGAAAAATGGCGAGAACAAACAAATTATTTACGCCATGATTAGCAATCTGCAAACACGAATCTCTTTTTTACAAACAGTTTTAAAACGAATTGAAGAAAACGAAAATCTAAAAAACACATCTGATGAAAAAACATTATAA
- a CDS encoding RNA polymerase sigma factor: MNITNQNIEELIALCKENNQKAQFEVYNRYCKAMYNVAYRIVKDEHFAQDVMQEGFLKAFTKINDYKQEVAFGAWLKKIIINYSIDFYKKNNAFQVEDLSKTLYKIEENDSFFSENIDLNSLKVKQVLDTILSLKDNYRMVLTLFYIEGYDQEEICEILNISYANCRTTLSRAKENLRKKLEEI, encoded by the coding sequence TTGAACATAACCAATCAAAATATCGAAGAATTAATCGCTCTTTGTAAAGAAAACAATCAAAAGGCTCAATTCGAAGTTTACAATCGTTACTGTAAAGCTATGTATAACGTGGCTTACCGTATTGTGAAGGACGAACATTTTGCACAAGACGTCATGCAAGAAGGCTTTTTGAAAGCGTTTACAAAAATCAATGACTACAAGCAGGAAGTCGCTTTTGGAGCGTGGCTAAAAAAGATAATCATCAATTATAGTATTGATTTTTATAAAAAGAATAACGCGTTTCAAGTCGAGGATTTGAGTAAAACACTTTATAAAATAGAAGAAAATGACAGTTTCTTTTCTGAAAATATAGATTTGAATTCACTTAAAGTGAAACAGGTTTTGGACACCATTTTATCATTAAAAGATAATTACAGAATGGTTTTGACGCTATTTTATATTGAAGGTTATGATCAGGAAGAAATTTGCGAAATTTTGAATATTAGTTATGCCAATTGTCGAACAACATTAAGCAGAGCTAAAGAGAATTTACGAAAAAAATTAGAGGAAATATGA
- the lon gene encoding endopeptidase La produces the protein MSNHKILTIDNLSLQEFDSEAELIPLLTPEDEEEMNNEELPLSLPILPLRNTVLFPGVVIPISAGRDKSIKLINDANAGGKIIGVVSQINEEDEDPSKDDIHKIGTVARILRVLKMPDGNVTVILQGKKRFEIDEVVSEEPYITATIKEVAEERPEEDDTEFTAILDSVKELAIQIIKESPNIPSEATFAIKNIESQSFLINFVSSNMNLSVKEKQGLLSINGLKDRALETLRYMNVELQKLELKNDIQSKVRFDLDQQQREYFLHQQMKTIQEELGGVSQEEEMDEMGLKAKTKKWDEKTQKHFEKELSKMRRMNPQSPDFGIQRNYLELFLELPWGEYSKDKFDLKHAQKILDKDHFGLEEVKKRMIEHLAVLKLRNDMKSPIICLTGPPGVGKTSIGRSVAEALGREYVRISLGGLRDEAEIRGHRKTYIGAMPGRIIQSLKKAGTSNPVFILDEIDKLSNGNSGDPSSALLEVLDPEQNSAFYDNFLEMGYDLSKVMFIATSNNMAAIQPALRDRMEVIKMSGYTIEEKVEIAKRHLFPKQLEAHGLTTKDLTIGKKQLEKIVEGYTRESGVRNLETKIAQVIRNAAKAVAMEEEYNKKVTDEDIVTVLGVPRLERDKYENNDIAGVVTGLAWTSVGGDILFIESLISEGKGSLSITGNLGTVMKESATIALEYIKANAKKLGLSVELFQKYNIHLHVPEGATPKDGPSAGIAMLTSLVSLLTQKKVKKSLAMTGEITLRGKVLPVGGIKEKILAAKRAGIKEIILCHENKSDIDEIKAEYLEGLSFHYVKEMSEVLALALTDQNVKNAKTLK, from the coding sequence ATGTCAAACCATAAAATACTTACTATTGACAATCTGTCACTTCAAGAATTTGATTCAGAAGCCGAATTAATTCCATTATTAACTCCAGAGGACGAAGAAGAAATGAATAACGAGGAGCTTCCGCTTTCGTTACCAATTTTACCTTTGCGTAATACCGTTCTTTTTCCAGGAGTTGTAATTCCAATTTCGGCAGGAAGAGATAAATCGATTAAGCTAATTAATGATGCTAATGCCGGTGGAAAAATCATTGGTGTAGTTTCTCAAATCAATGAAGAAGACGAAGATCCATCAAAAGACGATATTCATAAAATAGGAACTGTAGCGAGAATTTTGCGCGTTTTGAAAATGCCTGACGGAAATGTTACGGTTATTTTACAAGGAAAAAAACGTTTTGAAATTGACGAAGTAGTTTCAGAAGAACCTTATATTACTGCAACGATAAAAGAGGTTGCTGAAGAACGTCCGGAAGAAGATGATACGGAGTTTACAGCTATTTTGGATTCTGTAAAAGAGTTGGCAATTCAAATTATTAAAGAAAGTCCAAATATTCCATCAGAAGCTACTTTTGCGATTAAAAACATTGAAAGCCAGTCGTTTTTGATCAATTTTGTTTCTTCTAATATGAATTTATCCGTAAAAGAAAAACAAGGTTTATTGTCTATCAACGGATTAAAAGACAGAGCGCTTGAAACCTTACGTTATATGAACGTTGAATTGCAGAAATTAGAATTGAAGAATGACATTCAGTCAAAAGTCCGTTTTGATTTAGACCAGCAGCAACGTGAATATTTCTTACATCAGCAAATGAAAACCATTCAGGAAGAACTGGGAGGCGTTTCGCAAGAGGAAGAAATGGACGAAATGGGATTGAAGGCAAAAACCAAAAAATGGGACGAAAAGACGCAGAAACATTTCGAAAAAGAATTGTCAAAAATGCGTCGTATGAATCCACAATCTCCTGATTTTGGAATTCAGCGTAACTATTTAGAGTTGTTTTTAGAATTGCCTTGGGGCGAATATTCTAAAGACAAATTCGATTTAAAACATGCTCAGAAAATATTAGATAAAGATCATTTTGGACTTGAAGAAGTAAAGAAAAGAATGATTGAACATTTGGCAGTATTGAAACTTCGTAACGATATGAAATCGCCAATTATATGTTTGACAGGACCTCCGGGAGTTGGTAAAACATCTATTGGACGTTCAGTTGCAGAAGCTCTTGGTCGCGAATACGTGCGTATTTCGTTAGGAGGTTTACGTGATGAAGCTGAGATTCGAGGACATAGAAAAACTTATATTGGTGCAATGCCGGGACGTATTATTCAGAGTTTGAAAAAAGCCGGAACTTCAAATCCTGTTTTTATTCTGGACGAAATTGACAAGTTGTCAAACGGAAATAGTGGTGATCCATCTTCTGCTTTATTAGAAGTTTTAGATCCGGAGCAAAACAGCGCTTTTTATGATAATTTCCTTGAAATGGGATATGATTTATCAAAAGTTATGTTTATCGCGACTTCGAACAATATGGCAGCTATTCAGCCAGCGTTGCGTGACAGAATGGAAGTAATCAAAATGTCAGGTTATACAATTGAAGAGAAAGTTGAAATTGCAAAAAGACACCTTTTTCCAAAACAATTAGAAGCACATGGATTGACGACTAAAGATCTGACAATTGGTAAAAAACAATTGGAGAAAATCGTAGAAGGTTATACACGTGAATCCGGTGTTCGTAACTTAGAAACAAAAATCGCTCAGGTAATTCGTAACGCTGCAAAAGCAGTTGCAATGGAAGAGGAATACAATAAAAAAGTAACCGACGAAGATATTGTAACCGTTTTAGGAGTTCCAAGATTAGAGCGTGACAAATACGAGAATAATGATATTGCAGGAGTTGTTACAGGTCTTGCCTGGACAAGTGTTGGTGGTGATATTTTGTTTATTGAATCTTTAATTTCCGAAGGAAAAGGTTCATTAAGTATTACAGGAAATTTAGGTACTGTAATGAAAGAATCAGCAACAATTGCATTAGAATATATTAAGGCCAATGCTAAGAAATTAGGTTTAAGTGTTGAGCTTTTCCAAAAATATAATATTCACTTGCACGTTCCGGAAGGAGCAACGCCAAAAGATGGACCAAGTGCCGGTATTGCAATGTTGACGTCTTTAGTTTCTTTGTTAACACAAAAGAAAGTGAAGAAAAGTTTAGCAATGACTGGAGAAATTACGCTTCGAGGTAAAGTATTACCAGTTGGTGGTATCAAAGAGAAAATCTTAGCAGCAAAAAGAGCAGGCATTAAAGAAATCATTTTATGTCATGAAAACAAAAGTGATATTGACGAAATAAAAGCTGAATACTTAGAAGGTTTGAGTTTTCATTACGTAAAAGAAATGAGTGAAGTTTTAGCACTTGCTTTAACAGATCAAAATGTAAAAAATGCCAAAACTTTAAAATAA
- the porQ gene encoding type IX secretion system protein PorQ, with product MLKRFVLLFFSLVCSVSYGQIGGRYTYQFLNLTTSPRQAALGGETITIYDEDVNQVMSNPAALNEDMDNHLAMNYGSYYGEASYGTASYAYTYDRHVQTFYAGMSYVNYGSFEGYDENGQATSSFSGSEGALSLGYAYNVPFTDLHIGATAKLITSTLESYNSIGGAIDVGIMYQIEKNDVNLALVFRNIGRQFTTYSGIQENLPFEIIAGVSQELEHVPIRWHLSLENLQQWNISFSNPVRGETNIDGSTNEEKVSFVNNVLRHVVFGVELFPKRAFNLRLGYNFRRGEELRVADQRNFSGVSLGFGLKMNKLKFNYSYSRYTLAANTSLFGLILNFQ from the coding sequence ATGTTAAAACGATTTGTTTTACTTTTTTTTAGTTTAGTTTGTTCGGTTTCTTACGGGCAAATTGGTGGTCGATATACTTATCAGTTTTTAAATTTAACGACTTCACCACGACAAGCTGCATTGGGAGGTGAAACGATTACAATATACGATGAAGATGTGAATCAGGTAATGTCTAATCCGGCAGCTTTAAATGAAGATATGGATAACCATTTGGCAATGAATTATGGAAGTTACTACGGAGAAGCATCTTACGGAACTGCTTCGTACGCTTATACTTACGATAGACATGTTCAGACATTTTATGCCGGAATGAGTTATGTAAACTATGGTTCATTTGAAGGATATGACGAAAACGGTCAGGCAACATCCAGTTTTTCAGGAAGCGAAGGCGCGCTATCACTGGGATACGCATATAATGTTCCTTTTACAGATTTGCATATTGGCGCTACAGCTAAGTTAATAACTTCAACTTTAGAAAGTTATAATTCAATTGGCGGCGCAATTGATGTGGGAATTATGTATCAAATTGAAAAAAATGATGTAAATTTGGCATTGGTATTTCGTAATATTGGTAGACAGTTTACAACATATTCTGGTATACAAGAAAATTTACCATTTGAAATCATTGCAGGAGTTTCTCAGGAATTAGAGCACGTTCCAATTCGTTGGCATCTTTCGTTAGAAAATTTGCAGCAATGGAATATTTCTTTTTCGAATCCCGTTCGCGGAGAAACCAACATTGATGGATCAACAAATGAAGAGAAGGTTTCGTTTGTAAATAATGTTTTGCGACACGTTGTTTTCGGCGTGGAGCTATTCCCCAAAAGGGCATTTAATTTGCGTTTAGGATATAATTTTAGAAGAGGAGAAGAACTAAGAGTGGCGGATCAACGCAATTTCTCAGGAGTTTCATTAGGGTTTGGTTTAAAGATGAATAAATTAAAATTTAATTATTCATATTCCAGATATACATTGGCAGCAAATACGAGTCTTTTTGGTCTAATTTTAAATTTTCAATAG
- a CDS encoding murein L,D-transpeptidase catalytic domain-containing protein, with protein MKIFSLFLFMTVGFFTGSKHYYKEETSITTVEIERINTRVSEIRNMMSIDPKYNTKIAFFVDMRIPSGKNRFFVYDLVNNKIIDQGLVAHGSGSETGVKGSLRFSNTPNSNCTALGRYSIEKCYKGCFGKSYKLEGLDETNNNALKRAIVLHYYSAVPYEEQDYYISNSHGCPMVNEQFFKRIEKIIDSSKSNIILDIYY; from the coding sequence ATGAAAATATTTAGTTTGTTTTTGTTTATGACAGTAGGTTTTTTTACGGGTTCAAAACACTACTACAAAGAAGAAACTTCTATTACCACTGTGGAAATAGAGAGGATTAATACAAGAGTTAGCGAGATAAGAAACATGATGAGTATTGATCCCAAATACAATACTAAAATCGCTTTTTTTGTGGACATGAGAATACCATCTGGAAAGAATCGTTTTTTTGTTTACGACTTAGTAAATAATAAAATAATCGACCAGGGTCTTGTGGCACACGGTTCAGGATCTGAAACCGGAGTAAAAGGAAGTTTAAGATTTAGCAATACACCAAACTCAAACTGCACAGCTTTGGGCAGATATTCTATCGAAAAATGTTATAAAGGATGTTTCGGGAAATCATATAAGCTAGAAGGTTTAGACGAAACAAACAATAATGCTTTAAAAAGAGCGATAGTGCTACATTATTATTCAGCGGTTCCTTATGAAGAGCAAGATTATTATATTAGTAATAGTCATGGCTGTCCAATGGTAAATGAGCAATTCTTCAAACGAATCGAAAAAATAATTGATAGTTCTAAGTCGAATATCATCTTAGATATTTATTACTAA
- a CDS encoding murein L,D-transpeptidase catalytic domain-containing protein → MKKFFFAFFVALLFFIGFKILWKDEKVILLTEKKIDITQINEVKKVIKSNSKYNNRIAFFIDMKIPSGKNRFFVYDLKENKIIDRGLVAHGSGSETGLKGKLRFSNIPNSLSTSLGKYAIGNHYNGKFGKAYKLYGLDKTNSNAFKRDIVFHYYFDVPYKEKDGYICNSYGCPMVNKKYFDRIAKIIDSSESDILMSIYY, encoded by the coding sequence ATGAAGAAGTTTTTTTTCGCTTTTTTTGTTGCGCTGTTGTTTTTCATCGGATTTAAAATTCTCTGGAAAGACGAAAAAGTTATTTTATTAACTGAAAAGAAAATTGATATAACGCAAATTAATGAAGTCAAGAAAGTAATAAAGAGTAATTCGAAATATAATAATAGAATTGCGTTTTTTATTGATATGAAAATTCCTTCGGGTAAGAATCGCTTTTTTGTTTATGATTTAAAAGAAAATAAAATTATAGACAGAGGTTTAGTTGCTCATGGTTCAGGATCTGAAACCGGTTTAAAAGGAAAACTAAGATTTAGTAATATTCCAAATTCACTGAGTACGTCATTAGGGAAATATGCTATAGGAAATCATTATAACGGAAAATTCGGGAAGGCTTATAAACTATACGGATTGGACAAAACAAATAGTAATGCATTTAAGCGGGATATTGTTTTTCATTACTACTTTGATGTTCCGTATAAAGAGAAAGATGGTTATATTTGCAACAGCTACGGCTGCCCTATGGTTAATAAAAAATATTTTGACAGAATAGCAAAAATAATAGATAGCTCTGAATCAGATATTCTGATGAGTATTTATTATTAA
- the cmk gene encoding (d)CMP kinase, which produces MKKITIAIDGFSSTGKSTLAKQLAKELEYVYVDTGAMYRAVTYFAMQNELIKADFFDKKSLLDSLPNIQLEFKFNADLGFAEMYLNGENVEKPIRTIEVSNFVSKVAEVSEVRSKLVEQQQEMGKNKGIVMDGRDIGTVVFPDAELKIFMTASAETRAQRRFDELQEKGDNVSYEDVLKNVVERDHIDTHREDSPLVIADDAIEIDNSYLNREEQFSAVLELVNDVVKTV; this is translated from the coding sequence TTGAAAAAAATTACCATTGCAATTGATGGATTCTCATCAACAGGAAAGAGCACTTTGGCAAAACAATTAGCAAAAGAGTTAGAATATGTTTATGTAGATACCGGAGCAATGTACCGCGCTGTTACCTATTTCGCAATGCAGAATGAACTTATTAAAGCAGATTTTTTTGATAAAAAAAGCTTACTAGATTCACTTCCAAATATTCAATTAGAATTTAAGTTTAATGCTGATCTTGGTTTTGCTGAAATGTATTTGAATGGTGAAAATGTCGAAAAACCAATTAGAACTATTGAGGTTTCTAATTTCGTAAGTAAAGTAGCCGAAGTTTCAGAAGTGCGTTCTAAATTGGTAGAACAACAACAAGAAATGGGAAAAAACAAAGGTATTGTTATGGATGGAAGAGATATAGGAACTGTAGTTTTTCCAGATGCCGAACTTAAAATTTTCATGACTGCCAGTGCAGAAACGCGCGCACAAAGACGTTTTGATGAATTACAAGAAAAAGGCGATAATGTATCTTATGAAGATGTTTTGAAAAATGTTGTAGAGAGAGATCATATAGATACACACCGTGAAGATTCTCCTTTAGTGATTGCAGATGATGCTATAGAAATAGATAATTCTTACCTTAATAGAGAAGAACAATTTTCGGCTGTTTTAGAATTAGTAAATGATGTTGTTAAAACTGTTTAA